One window from the genome of Nocardioides panaciterrulae encodes:
- a CDS encoding DUF6458 family protein: MGLGVGVVLLVIGLVLLTGAVDLPSAVTDVVDTGVVGWICVVVGVLGLALFLTTGRRRSHVEQRHDG, from the coding sequence ATGGGTCTGGGAGTCGGAGTCGTCCTGCTCGTGATCGGGCTGGTCCTCCTCACCGGCGCGGTCGACCTGCCCTCGGCGGTCACCGACGTCGTCGACACCGGCGTGGTGGGCTGGATCTGCGTCGTGGTCGGGGTGCTGGGCCTGGCGCTGTTCCTCACCACCGGGCGCCGGCGCTCGCACGTCGAGCAGCGACACGACGGCTGA
- a CDS encoding MBL fold metallo-hydrolase yields the protein MSESPTAPVRYSAHRLATGFPGRSTTHVGMGWSSVYLVQAAGATVLVDTGPPAYVSLLKAGLAELGLRPGDVTHVLVTHLHWDHVCNFTMFDSAQVVVAEAELDWASRQPAGTLHVPDVHVEKLQRVRDQLLLVRDGEQPLPGISVLATPGHTPGHVAYQVPTTHGDLLFAGDAVKNRRELATGEAESTLDPDASRASILGLRDRLAGDPGSALVPGHDVRLGWRDGDVTILEPLDCDVVAYVGEHGAPVRRSLA from the coding sequence GTGAGCGAGTCCCCGACCGCGCCGGTCCGCTACTCGGCGCACCGGCTGGCGACCGGCTTCCCCGGCCGGTCGACGACCCACGTCGGCATGGGGTGGAGCTCGGTCTACCTGGTGCAGGCCGCGGGTGCCACGGTCCTGGTGGACACCGGCCCGCCGGCGTACGTCAGCCTGCTCAAGGCCGGGCTCGCCGAGCTCGGCCTTCGGCCCGGCGACGTCACCCATGTCCTGGTGACCCACCTGCACTGGGACCACGTCTGCAACTTCACCATGTTCGACAGCGCCCAGGTGGTGGTGGCCGAGGCCGAGCTCGACTGGGCCTCCCGGCAGCCCGCCGGCACCCTCCACGTGCCCGACGTGCACGTGGAGAAGCTGCAGCGGGTGCGCGACCAGCTGCTGCTGGTGCGCGACGGCGAGCAGCCGCTCCCGGGGATCAGCGTGCTCGCGACTCCCGGCCACACGCCCGGCCACGTCGCCTACCAGGTCCCCACCACCCACGGCGACCTGCTGTTCGCCGGCGACGCCGTGAAGAACCGCCGGGAGCTCGCGACCGGCGAGGCGGAGTCCACGCTGGACCCGGACGCCAGCCGCGCGTCGATCCTCGGGCTGCGGGACCGGCTCGCCGGCGACCCGGGCAGCGCGCTGGTGCCGGGCCACGACGTACGCCTGGGCTGGCGGGACGGGGACGTGACGATCCTGGAGCCCCTGGACTGTGATGTCGTGGCCTATGTGGGCGAGCATGGTGCGCCGGTGCGCCGGTCGCTGGCGTGA
- a CDS encoding cation-translocating P-type ATPase — protein sequence MAEQGRLVDPEEALDRLLRDLRSRPEGLTDREAARRLEVSGRNELVRRARRTWPGQLGRQLVHPLALLLWAAAALAWVGGTPPLSVAIVGVVLLNAGFAFVQERHAERAVEALTEYLPPRATVRRDGEVRSVDARELVPGDVIVVAEGDRVSADARLLEGSVELDISTLTGESLPVLRTPLPGYHHGPLLEARDIVFSGTGCTEGEATAVVFATGMNTELGRIAALSQRSEYTESPLETQVKRVAWLIAAVAVTMGVGFIPLGTLLGGLTLADTVNFAIGLLVANVPEGLLPTITLALAVGVRLLARQGALVKRISAVETLGSTSVICTDKTGTLTLNSMRVVRAWSGDGEHDLTAPPAAPPAAPSDLVRRLAAAGTACNNARWDPADPDRRGGDPTELALLYLADAVGVPVDSGHPTRRAQFHFDPALRRMSTVDEVDDRLLLRCKGAPEEVLPRCSLVANGEGAVPFTEELHLDVAALIDRWARQGLRVLALAERAVAPGELDGLGREAAESGLTLLGLVAMVDPPRPEVRDAVTRCHTAGIRLLVVTGDHGLTARAIARQVGIGTDRTRVVTGAELERMPEADLDALLAENEELIFARSSPEAKLRIGDALQSQGHVVAMTGDGVNDAPALRKASIGVAMGRSGTDVAREAATMVLTDDNFATIVSAVQAGRRVYDNVRKFIVYIFAHATPEVVPFLLYALAGGHIPLPLTVMQILAIDLGTETLPALALGREPAEQGIMERPPRRRGQNVIDAAMLGRAWGLMGGTTALLVIALFLATLVQGGWGWGDSVSSGPLHHVWVQATTMSFLAIVACQIGTAVASRTERASLAQTGLLTNPLLLWGIASELVFAGFVVLLPPLQPVFGTTAPQWWQVALLVPMPFLVWGVDEVWRWSVRRRTAPVEG from the coding sequence GTGGCCGAGCAGGGACGCCTCGTCGACCCCGAGGAGGCGCTGGACCGGCTGCTGCGGGACCTGCGCAGCCGCCCGGAGGGGCTCACCGACCGCGAGGCCGCCCGCCGGCTCGAGGTGAGCGGGCGCAACGAGCTGGTACGCCGGGCGCGCCGCACCTGGCCGGGCCAGCTCGGGCGCCAGCTGGTGCACCCGCTGGCGCTGCTGCTCTGGGCGGCCGCGGCGCTGGCCTGGGTCGGGGGCACCCCGCCGCTGTCGGTCGCGATCGTCGGCGTGGTGCTGCTCAACGCGGGCTTCGCGTTCGTCCAGGAGCGGCATGCCGAGCGCGCGGTCGAGGCGCTGACCGAGTACCTCCCGCCCCGGGCGACCGTGCGCCGGGACGGGGAGGTGCGCAGCGTCGACGCGCGCGAGCTGGTGCCCGGCGACGTGATCGTGGTGGCCGAGGGCGACCGGGTCTCCGCAGATGCGCGGCTGCTCGAGGGGAGCGTGGAGCTGGACATCTCCACGCTGACCGGCGAGTCGTTGCCGGTGCTGCGCACGCCGCTGCCCGGCTACCACCACGGCCCGCTGCTGGAGGCGCGCGACATCGTCTTCAGCGGCACCGGCTGCACCGAGGGCGAGGCCACCGCCGTGGTCTTCGCGACCGGCATGAACACCGAGCTCGGGCGGATCGCGGCGCTCAGCCAGCGCAGCGAGTACACCGAGAGCCCACTGGAGACCCAGGTCAAGCGGGTGGCGTGGCTGATCGCCGCCGTCGCGGTGACGATGGGCGTCGGGTTCATCCCGCTGGGGACCCTGCTCGGTGGGCTCACCCTCGCCGACACCGTGAACTTCGCGATCGGGCTGCTCGTCGCCAACGTCCCCGAGGGACTGCTGCCGACGATCACCCTGGCCCTGGCCGTCGGCGTCCGCCTGCTGGCCCGCCAGGGCGCCCTGGTCAAGCGCATCTCCGCGGTGGAGACCCTCGGCTCCACGAGCGTGATCTGCACCGACAAGACCGGCACGCTGACGCTCAACTCCATGCGCGTGGTCCGCGCCTGGAGCGGGGACGGCGAGCACGACCTCACGGCCCCGCCCGCCGCCCCGCCCGCCGCCCCGTCCGACCTCGTACGACGCCTCGCGGCCGCCGGCACCGCCTGCAACAACGCCCGGTGGGACCCGGCCGACCCCGACCGTCGGGGCGGCGACCCGACCGAGCTCGCGCTGCTCTACCTGGCCGACGCCGTCGGGGTGCCGGTCGACTCCGGGCACCCGACCCGGCGGGCGCAGTTCCACTTCGACCCGGCGCTGCGCCGGATGTCCACGGTCGACGAGGTGGACGACCGGCTGCTGCTGCGCTGCAAGGGTGCTCCGGAGGAGGTGCTGCCGCGCTGCAGCCTGGTCGCGAACGGCGAGGGCGCCGTGCCGTTCACCGAGGAGCTGCACCTCGACGTGGCCGCCCTGATCGACCGCTGGGCCCGGCAGGGCCTGCGGGTGCTCGCCCTGGCTGAGCGGGCCGTCGCGCCGGGGGAGCTGGACGGGCTGGGCCGCGAGGCCGCGGAGTCGGGGCTGACCCTGCTCGGCCTGGTCGCGATGGTCGACCCGCCGCGACCCGAGGTGCGGGACGCGGTCACGAGGTGTCACACCGCGGGCATCCGGCTGCTGGTCGTCACCGGCGACCACGGCCTGACCGCGCGCGCCATCGCCCGCCAGGTCGGCATCGGCACCGACCGCACCCGGGTCGTGACCGGCGCGGAGCTGGAACGGATGCCCGAGGCCGACCTCGACGCGTTGCTGGCCGAGAACGAGGAGCTGATCTTCGCCCGGAGCTCCCCGGAGGCGAAGCTGCGGATCGGCGACGCCCTGCAGTCCCAGGGGCATGTGGTGGCGATGACCGGAGACGGCGTCAACGACGCGCCGGCGCTGCGCAAGGCCAGCATCGGGGTCGCCATGGGCCGCTCCGGCACCGATGTGGCCCGCGAGGCCGCGACGATGGTGCTGACCGACGACAACTTCGCCACGATCGTCAGTGCCGTGCAGGCCGGGCGCCGCGTCTACGACAACGTTCGCAAGTTCATCGTCTACATCTTCGCCCACGCCACGCCCGAGGTGGTGCCGTTCCTGCTCTACGCGCTTGCCGGCGGGCACATCCCGTTGCCGCTGACCGTCATGCAGATCCTCGCGATCGACCTCGGGACCGAGACCCTGCCCGCGCTCGCGCTGGGCCGCGAGCCGGCGGAGCAGGGGATCATGGAGCGACCGCCGAGACGTCGGGGCCAGAACGTGATCGACGCCGCCATGCTCGGCCGCGCCTGGGGGCTGATGGGCGGCACGACCGCGCTGCTGGTGATCGCGCTGTTCCTGGCGACCCTGGTCCAGGGCGGCTGGGGCTGGGGCGACAGCGTCTCCAGCGGACCGCTGCACCACGTGTGGGTGCAGGCCACGACGATGTCCTTCCTGGCGATCGTCGCCTGCCAGATCGGCACCGCGGTCGCCTCGCGCACCGAGCGCGCCTCGCTGGCGCAGACCGGGCTGCTCACCAACCCCCTGCTGCTGTGGGGGATCGCCTCCGAGCTGGTCTTCGCCGGGTTCGTGGTGCTGCTGCCGCCGCTGCAGCCGGTGTTCGGGACCACGGCACCGCAGTGGTGGCAGGTCGCGCTGCTGGTCCCGATGCCGTTCCTGGTGTGG
- a CDS encoding LysE family transporter, with protein MLDASLAGLLTGLSLIVAIGAQNAYVLRQGLAREHVGAVVTICTASDVVLILAGVAGIGSVVEAAPAALTVVRWLGAAFLGWYGVGSLLRARRTESLRASSGGVTSLRAATGRTVALTWLNPHVYLDTVLLLGTVANHEGDAGRWWFALGACVASTAWFTGLGYGARLLAPLLARPGAWRVLDTLIGVVMLVIAVRLALG; from the coding sequence GTGCTCGACGCCTCCCTCGCCGGCCTGCTGACCGGCCTGTCCCTCATCGTCGCCATCGGCGCCCAGAACGCCTACGTGCTGCGGCAGGGGCTCGCGCGCGAGCACGTCGGCGCGGTGGTGACGATCTGCACCGCCTCCGACGTGGTGCTGATCCTCGCCGGGGTCGCCGGCATCGGCTCGGTCGTCGAGGCCGCGCCGGCGGCGCTGACGGTGGTGCGCTGGCTCGGCGCCGCCTTCCTCGGGTGGTACGGCGTCGGGTCGCTGCTGCGGGCCCGGCGGACCGAGTCGCTGCGGGCCTCCTCCGGCGGCGTCACCTCACTGCGCGCGGCCACCGGCCGGACCGTGGCGCTCACCTGGCTGAACCCGCACGTCTACCTCGACACGGTGCTCCTGCTCGGCACCGTCGCCAACCACGAGGGCGATGCCGGCCGGTGGTGGTTCGCCCTCGGGGCGTGCGTGGCGAGCACGGCGTGGTTCACCGGCCTCGGGTACGGCGCCCGGCTGCTCGCGCCGCTGCTCGCCCGGCCCGGCGCCTGGCGGGTGCTCGACACGCTCATCGGGGTCGTGATGCTGGTGATCGCCGTCCGGCTGGCGCTGGGGTGA
- a CDS encoding LacI family DNA-binding transcriptional regulator: MATLKAVAAHAGVSIATASRALSGHPRVDPHTRERVQQAAVAVGYRPNATARALKSNRSSLVGLVLPNVDSHFYAGISTRIQKTLGEEGYQVIMCLHGEDPAVEREHLLRLQSLPVAAIVHAPTSGRSAQEVYAEAGVEGPYVVEVNRHSADERTDAVCCNDFEGIHQLAGTLLGHGHTRIAMITAQPRESTATERLAGLRAAFEDAGVRFDADLVYAKEYSEAWGRDALRQIMALPEPPSAVIVPANVLVLGALEAVADLRLSIPEDLSLVTFTDFPWHRLYNPPLTSFERPHDAMAYEVCRLLVRHLNEAGQAPPDHPTVVRVPGQLKIRASIKTLASTATPTSKNPQEPVA, encoded by the coding sequence ATGGCCACGCTGAAGGCGGTCGCCGCACACGCCGGGGTCTCGATCGCCACGGCGTCGCGGGCCCTCTCCGGCCACCCGCGCGTGGACCCGCACACCCGCGAGCGCGTCCAGCAGGCCGCGGTCGCGGTCGGGTACCGGCCCAACGCCACGGCCCGCGCGCTGAAGAGCAACCGGTCCTCGCTGGTCGGGCTGGTGCTGCCCAACGTCGACAGCCACTTCTATGCCGGCATCTCCACCCGCATCCAGAAGACCCTCGGCGAGGAGGGCTACCAGGTCATCATGTGCCTGCACGGGGAGGACCCCGCCGTCGAGCGCGAGCACCTCCTGCGCCTGCAGAGCCTGCCGGTCGCCGCGATCGTGCACGCCCCCACCAGCGGGCGCAGCGCCCAGGAGGTGTACGCCGAGGCCGGGGTCGAGGGGCCCTACGTCGTCGAGGTGAACCGCCACTCGGCCGACGAGCGCACCGACGCGGTGTGCTGCAACGACTTCGAGGGCATCCACCAGCTGGCCGGCACCCTGCTCGGGCACGGCCACACGCGGATCGCCATGATCACCGCCCAGCCGCGGGAGTCCACCGCGACGGAGCGGCTGGCCGGACTGCGGGCGGCGTTCGAGGACGCGGGGGTACGGTTCGACGCCGACCTCGTCTACGCCAAGGAGTACTCCGAGGCCTGGGGCCGCGACGCGCTGCGCCAGATCATGGCGCTGCCGGAACCGCCGTCGGCGGTCATCGTGCCCGCGAACGTGCTGGTGCTGGGTGCGCTGGAGGCGGTCGCCGACCTGCGGCTCTCGATCCCGGAGGACCTGTCCCTGGTCACCTTCACCGACTTCCCGTGGCACCGGCTCTACAACCCCCCGCTGACCAGCTTCGAACGCCCCCACGACGCCATGGCCTACGAGGTCTGCCGCCTCCTGGTCCGCCACCTGAACGAGGCCGGGCAGGCGCCGCCCGACCACCCCACCGTCGTGCGGGTCCCCGGACAGCTGAAGATCCGCGCCTCGATCAAGACCCTGGCGTCGACCGCGACGCCGACCTCGAAGAACCCCCAGGAGCCAGTCGCATGA
- a CDS encoding MFS transporter, with amino-acid sequence MTSSDALTGTTSRQSVAPGTGNRRLVIAFGLLLIITLGYIDRVNMSVAAPHIIDAFGLSNGQFGIASSAFSWTYALCLVPVGVLADRVGTRVMLPLAIVLWSLGAGGTGLVVGFGSLIVARLVMGVGESPVFPAGNLVIREWAPATERGRFSGLLNAGQLAGPAVGAVVAAYLVSTAGWRTSFFILGGFGVLVGLVWFAIYSKPEASRWLAGDERDHILATRDTAEAARAIPMGLGSLLRTRTMWGLMVTQGCAVYTNYLFLSFLPLYLVDTRGFADLGAGWVTGVTYGVAAVGSLIAAAVSDRSLRGKDVSGGARRTSLIVMMLLGLPLLALPWVTSTVLVVVLISWVLVAAISSISLNYALGGDLTVDRASAGRVFGLMTLGGNAFGLLAPIVTGYLVDWTGSYTWPFIVAAVLLFVGSGVTTVLSRRPLQPAGAVTA; translated from the coding sequence ATGACATCGTCCGACGCCCTGACCGGGACGACGAGCCGGCAATCGGTGGCCCCGGGGACCGGGAACCGCCGCCTGGTCATCGCGTTCGGCCTGCTGCTGATCATCACGCTGGGCTACATCGACCGGGTGAACATGTCGGTGGCCGCGCCGCACATCATCGACGCGTTCGGGCTCTCCAACGGCCAGTTCGGGATCGCCTCCTCGGCGTTCAGCTGGACCTACGCCCTGTGCCTGGTCCCCGTGGGCGTCCTCGCGGACCGGGTCGGGACCAGGGTGATGCTGCCGCTGGCGATCGTGCTCTGGTCGCTCGGCGCGGGCGGCACCGGGCTGGTGGTCGGCTTCGGATCCCTGATCGTGGCGCGCCTGGTGATGGGCGTCGGCGAGTCGCCGGTCTTCCCGGCCGGCAACCTGGTGATCCGGGAGTGGGCCCCGGCCACCGAGCGCGGGCGGTTCAGCGGATTGCTCAACGCCGGCCAGCTCGCGGGGCCTGCGGTCGGCGCGGTCGTGGCCGCCTACCTCGTCAGCACCGCGGGCTGGCGCACCTCGTTCTTCATCCTGGGCGGGTTCGGCGTGCTGGTCGGGCTGGTCTGGTTCGCGATCTACAGCAAGCCGGAGGCGAGCCGGTGGCTCGCCGGCGACGAGCGGGACCACATCCTCGCCACCCGCGACACCGCCGAGGCCGCCCGCGCGATCCCCATGGGGCTGGGATCCCTGCTGCGCACCAGGACGATGTGGGGCCTGATGGTGACCCAGGGGTGCGCGGTCTACACCAACTACCTGTTCCTGTCCTTCCTGCCGCTCTACCTGGTGGACACCCGCGGCTTCGCGGACCTCGGCGCCGGCTGGGTGACCGGCGTGACCTACGGGGTCGCGGCCGTGGGCAGCCTGATCGCGGCGGCGGTGAGCGACCGTTCGCTGCGCGGCAAGGACGTCAGCGGCGGCGCCCGGCGGACCTCCCTGATCGTGATGATGCTGCTCGGCCTCCCGCTGCTCGCGCTGCCGTGGGTCACGAGCACCGTCCTGGTCGTCGTGCTGATCTCGTGGGTGCTCGTCGCCGCCATCTCCTCGATCTCGCTGAACTACGCGCTCGGCGGGGACCTGACCGTGGACCGCGCCTCGGCGGGTCGCGTGTTCGGGCTGATGACGCTGGGCGGCAACGCGTTCGGCCTGCTCGCCCCGATCGTGACCGGCTACCTGGTCGACTGGACCGGCAGCTACACCTGGCCGTTCATCGTCGCCGCGGTGCTGCTGTTCGTCGGCAGCGGGGTCACCACCGTGTTGTCGCGGCGGCCGCTGCAGCCGGCGGGGGCGGTGACCGCGTGA